A single genomic interval of Helianthus annuus cultivar XRQ/B chromosome 6, HanXRQr2.0-SUNRISE, whole genome shotgun sequence harbors:
- the LOC110865527 gene encoding protein GLUTAMINE DUMPER 2: MTIQATSSMAPSSPVATPRSPWHSPVPYLFGGLATILGLIVFALLILACSYRNISPNDEGDLESGNRNETKDSKPVKQKETPVFEEKYLVIMAGQVNPTFLATPISSPASSFGSCSCGSNSTGEGHVFHARRGEL, encoded by the coding sequence ATGACTATTCAAGCAACTTCTTCAATGGCTCCATCGTCTCCGGTGGCCACACCACGATCACCGTGGCACTCACCGGTGCCGTACCTCTTTGGGGGCCTTGCTACCATTTTGGGTCTCATTGTTTTTGCTCTCTTGATCCTCGCTTGCTCCTACCGGAACATCTCCCCAAACGATGAAGGAGACCTTGAGTCAGGAAACCGAAATGAAACCAAAGACTCCAAACCCGTTAAACAAAAAGAGACTCCTGTGTTCGAAGAGAAGTATCTCGTAATCATGGCTGGACAAGTGAACCCAACGTTTTTGGCAACTCCCATTTCTAGCCCAGCGTCGTCTTTTGGTAGTTGTAGTTGTGGGAGTAACTCGACTGGCGAGGGACACGTCTTCCATGCCCGACGAGGAGAGTTGTGA